A part of Cotesia glomerata isolate CgM1 linkage group LG4, MPM_Cglom_v2.3, whole genome shotgun sequence genomic DNA contains:
- the LOC123264248 gene encoding uncharacterized protein LOC123264248 yields the protein MMESCDPSAQTYEDSSDPSESSHFDSNLISYSPSDPKLTGLNLSVCRKVNPGVRVLEKEPADHPNPRPVDLQPRAIQSHGPGHQHHQHHPPHHQFDHFGHDLSLLKPKNFQFERAHVLSDHPDLDKEYGTTRTRRQKLAGEFKEFGLTKNYMMKEFGLVDHQGMMGVGHMGNRIMDGSACEFRSGLGVQRAPNEHSAERRQLLGAIDFGQNVSLPNRMVIHHQPQQQQTTSFTIDAILGKNSQREKYQRCAVGNRKLSRQECHQELKTSPVSSCSRVVTDLNMANPGKTKRVRTIFTAEQLERLEGEFARTQYMVGPERLYLAHSLRLTEAQVKVWFQNRRIKWRKVHHEQQTQRVNELRQRSLSSLEDDDCKEPEPGEW from the exons ATGATGGAGAGCTGCGATCCATCAGCTCAGACCTACGAGGACTCTTCAGACCCAAGCGAAAGCAGCCACTTTGACTCTAACCTGATCAGCTACAGTCCAAGTGACCCCAAGTTGACCGGTTTGAACTTATCAGTCTGTCGGAAGGTCAATCCAGGTGTCAGGGTCCTCGAGAAGGAACCTGCTGATCATCCGAATCCTAGACCAGTTGATCTCCAGCCTAGAGCCATTCAAAGCCATGGTCCTGGTCATCAACACCATCAACACCATCCGCCCCACCATCAATTCGACCACTTTGGCCACGACCTGTCGCTGTTGAAGCCCAAGAACTTCCAGTTTGAGCGGGCTCACGTGCTAAGTGATCACCCGGACCTGGACAAGGAGTACGGAACCACCAGGACCAGGAGACAGAAACTTGCTGGAGAGTTCAAGGAGTTTGGACTGACCAAAAATTACATGATGAAGGAGTTTGGGTTGGTGGACCACCAAGGTATGATGGGTGTTGGACATATGGGGAACAGGATCATGGACGGCTCAGCTTGCGAGTTCAGGAGCGGATTGGGAGTTCAGAGAGCTCCTAATGAACATAGTGCTGAGAGAAGACAGCTTCTGGGGGCTATTGATTTCGGGCAAAACGTGTCCTTGCCTAACAGGATGGTCATTCATCACCAGCCTCAGCAGCAGCAGACGACTTCCTTTACTATTGATGCTATTCTGGGGAAGAATAGCCAGCGAGAAAAGTACCAGAGGTGCGCTGTTGGGAACCGGAAACTTTCCAGGCAAGAGT GTCACCAGGAACTGAAAACCAGTCCCGTGTCATCCTGTTCGCGAGTGGTCACCGACCTGAACATGGCCAATCCGGGAAAAACGAAACGCGTTCGCACAATCTTCACCGCGGAACAATTGGAACGGCTAGAAGGCGAGTTCGCCAGGACCCAGTACATGGTAGGACCAGAAAGACTGTACCTGGCCCATTCCTTGCGGCTGACCGAGGCCCAGGTGAAGGTCTGGTTCCAGAACCGGCGGATAAAATGGCGAAAGGTCCACCACGAACAGCAGACCCAGCGGGTCAACGAACTAAGACAAAGGTCGCTGTCGTCTTTAGAGGACGACGATTGCAAGGAACCGGAACCTGGTGAATGGTGA
- the LOC123264251 gene encoding ADP-ribosylation factor-like protein 3 has translation MFRTSKKIIIFGCACASAYVFYYYWKKRQLKSIDEGFEEVAKIDDSNERRVLLLGLNNAGKSSVMNQIVSIEDKDNVYSVPPKKTDGFAVYLLKNKDFICNVWEIGGSDEVRKHWNNFLQDTDVLIFMVDASDANQLSQAVLSLKEILGDSRMDNVPILVIANKQDVPDALKADQIKRALDLHSISPHKHKVEVITCQTMPIPDSAKKPGTSEYSYCHPSMMNVRKKIFSLASAT, from the exons aTGTTTCGCACCagcaagaaaataataatattcggATGTGCATGCGCCAGTGCATATGTCTTCTATTATTACTGGAAAAAACGCCAATTAAAGTCTATTGACGAAGGATTTGAAGAAGTCGCCAag attgaTGACAGCAATGAAAGAAGAGTTCTATTACTTGGATTGAACAATGCTGGAAAGAGTTCTGTCATGAACCAAATTGTTTCTATTGAGGACAAAGATAATGTTTACAGTGTTCCGCCGAAAAAAACAGATGGTTttgctgtttatttattgaaaaacaaagattttatttgtaatgtTTGGgaaa ttGGAGGATCTGACGAAGTAAGAAAACACTGGAATAATTTTCTCCAAGATACTGATGTCCTGATTTTTATGGTCGACGCAAGTGATGCTAATCAACTATCTCAGGCTGTTTTATCTCTCAAAGAAATTTTAGGGGATAGTAGGATGGATAATGTACCTATTTTAGTAATTGCTAATAAACAA GACGTTCCAGATGCACTGAAAGCAGATCAAATAAAACGTGCGCTGGATTTGCACAGCATATCACCTCACAAACACAAAGTCGAAGTGATAACCTGCCAAACGATGCCTATTCCAGATTCAGCGAAGAAACCTGGTACCTCTGAATACTCCTACTGTCACCCAAGTATGATGAACGTCAGGAAGAAAATATTCTCCCTCGCCTCGGCGACTTAG